A genomic segment from Leptolyngbya boryana PCC 6306 encodes:
- the hppD gene encoding 4-hydroxyphenylpyruvate dioxygenase, with amino-acid sequence MSDAFSILTFDHLELYVGNAKQAAMFYDRGFGFSTIAYRGLDTGERHVASYVMQQGEIRLVLTSALNPDHPIASRAAKHGDHVAVIALGVRDVDRAFQVSTSRGALEAVAPNEEQDEAGKYRYAMIYGYGNTLIKFVQRDRYQGVFAPGFVPRSIPSRANAGLIQIDHVVGNVEKGQMNHWVEFFQKTLGLELLVKFDDRAISTEYSALTSSVMQSSTGRVKLPINEPAIGKGKSQIQEFLEYNYGAGVQHVACLTHNIVETVTELKNSGIEFLSVPSSYYANLEARVGKIDQSIEQLAQLGILVDRDREGYLLQIFTQPVQDRPTLFFEIIERHGSQGFGEGNFKSLFEAIEREQLIRGNL; translated from the coding sequence ATGAGCGACGCTTTTTCGATTCTGACCTTTGATCATTTAGAACTTTATGTCGGGAACGCAAAGCAAGCAGCGATGTTCTACGATCGCGGTTTTGGCTTCTCGACGATCGCATATCGAGGACTTGATACCGGAGAACGCCATGTTGCGTCTTATGTCATGCAGCAGGGCGAAATTCGCTTAGTCTTAACTTCTGCACTCAACCCAGATCACCCAATCGCTTCAAGAGCGGCGAAGCATGGAGATCATGTAGCAGTGATTGCTTTGGGTGTTAGAGATGTCGATCGTGCATTTCAAGTCAGTACCTCCCGAGGCGCATTAGAAGCGGTTGCACCGAATGAGGAGCAAGACGAAGCGGGAAAGTATCGTTACGCAATGATTTATGGCTATGGCAATACTTTAATCAAGTTTGTGCAACGCGATCGCTATCAAGGTGTTTTCGCGCCAGGATTTGTCCCCCGCTCGATTCCGTCTCGCGCCAATGCCGGATTGATTCAAATCGATCACGTCGTTGGCAATGTTGAAAAAGGACAAATGAACCACTGGGTGGAGTTTTTTCAGAAGACGTTGGGATTGGAATTACTCGTTAAATTTGACGATCGAGCAATCTCGACCGAATATTCTGCGCTTACGTCATCGGTGATGCAAAGTTCAACAGGAAGGGTCAAACTTCCGATTAATGAACCCGCGATCGGCAAAGGCAAATCTCAGATTCAAGAATTCCTGGAATACAACTACGGTGCGGGTGTACAGCATGTTGCTTGTCTGACTCATAACATTGTTGAAACCGTCACCGAATTGAAAAATTCAGGAATTGAATTTCTCAGTGTCCCGAGTTCTTACTATGCAAATTTAGAAGCTCGGGTTGGCAAAATTGATCAATCGATCGAGCAACTGGCTCAACTCGGAATTTTAGTCGATCGCGATCGCGAAGGATATTTGCTGCAAATCTTTACGCAACCTGTTCAAGATCGTCCGACTTTATTTTTTGAAATCATTGAACGACACGGATCACAGGGATTTGGAGAAGGAAACTTTAAATCTTTGTTTGAAGCGATCGAGCGAGAGCAGCTAATCAGAGGAAATCTTTAA